CCGAAGTGTTCTACAGGGACTGGGGAAGACCTTTTGCAGGATTCACTATCAAAAGGCAAGTAAGCAATAAAACAGTCAACAGAAGTGCAGGGAGTTTCtcatttttggtttggtttggggaggGGAGATGATGCACACATTACTGCTGTGATGTGCTGCCTCAAAAATCTATAAACCACACAGCAGGAACAAGTTCTGTTCTGTGTTCCATGACAAAGGATAGTAGTGTAAAGAAAACCTCACCCAGAGTTGTCTGCACGATGGCAGACATGTCTCCTCCAGGCTATTCTAAGAGTAACAAGTATTCCTTCAAAGAAGCTGGCAGTGGAAGACCCTTCACCGCATTGGGCAGGTACTGGAAACCCAGGCTATGGCGTACAGCATAGCGGGCAAGAGTCTTAAGAGTTCCTGGTGCTGAGCACAACAGAGTCAGTTTTTCACACAGCTGCTGGTCTTTGGTCACTTCTCTTGGCATGGTGCCATTTTTCCTTAACTCGAAGTGTCCAACAGCTCTATGAAGGAGCTCGAAGCAGGAgtcttctttctctgctccaaGTCCTCTAACCAGCAGAGCCACCAAGCGGGAGATGGGTGTCTGGCCTTTTAAGTTGATGACTCTGACCTCAGCGCCATAATCAAGAAGGATGCTGACACTCTCAAGATTTCCCTTCATGGCAGCCCAGCTGAGTGGTGTGTCATTGTTGTAATCCAAGGCATTGACAGAGGCCCCACTCTCTAGGAGAGCCCGCACACAGTCAGCATTGTTCTTAAAGGCTGCCCAGTGAAGCGGGGTGTCTCTGTTGCCATCCAGTGCATTGGGGTTTGCACCATATTCCAAGAGGACCTCCACACAAGCCTCATCTTTCTCTGCAGCATAGTGGAGGGCTGTTCGGTTGTAACCATCCAAGGCATTGAcctacagaaaggaaggaagtattTTACAGTGGACTGGTTACTGGGAAGAATAAAAAATGAGTCTGGCAAAGAATCCTGCATGGATTTGCCCACTACCTTTGTCATGCAATGCTCTCACCAATAAGAGAATATGCAATTCTCCAGTAGTCTTGGTGATCAAGATTAGAACACATATATGGGGAACAATAGGAACTGTCAAAGTACAGCCAACTATCATACTAACTGGCCGGCAGGACTGCAGTGTTCACTTCTTTATTAGTCTCTGTCATActagggaaggaagagggaaaagatgaAGTCCAAGTCTTTAATTTGAGAGAAATTCTGGATTATTTAATACTAATACTTTCTCTATCCTGTGATTAAtggaaaccagaaagaaaaataatgaagtcaaaACTCTGTCctctttgtttgttcttttaaccCTTGTGTGGAGGAAGAACACAAACTTCCAGTGCTGAAATGGCAGGTGCCTCACTGGGTCAACCATTCCCTCAAATTCCTAATCTACAGATGACTTAAGATCTCTTCCACACGATACTGTGCACTATAGCCAAAGCAAACCATTTAATGGAGCTGACAGTTTTGTTTGTTAAGCCTCGCTTTCCCTCTGGTCACTGGTATTAATTACTCAGGGTATAACCGGCTTTTCACCTCAGGGTCATTTACATTACAAAAAGATTTAACCACAAGATTACAGACTAACTAGTGCTGCAGAGAATAGCATGGCCCTATGGAGATGTTACGGTGGGACTTGCTTTTTCTGCTTACTGTCCAGCGTGTTTGGAATGGCACACTTACTTGATGATGGCTTGTTTGATTCAAATTAGCACTCAGCATACACCACCGTCAAGACTGCTCACCAACAGACAAAGCTGCTAGATTAATTTGTCATGTACTTACTCAGCAACTGCTACAAGCCAGCAATCCATACACTTTGCAATTTTACAACATACCTTTTTTATAGATGGGGAAATTGAAGCAAAGGGAGGGATTAAGGAATCTGTTCAAGGTCATACAACTGGAAGCACTTGTGCTGGAAGTGGAACCCAGGAAATTGGTTCCAAAGTCCTTTCAGGGAGGAGAGGTAGTCAGCTTCAGAGTCTTGTTATACAttcaagctggcctccaactcagtcCTCTGACTCatccctcccagtgctgggatacagGTGAACACATACCATCGTGCCTGGCTCAGAGTCTAttcttttaagtcattttttatattatattgctTAATGCCAATACCAAGAGTCtactttcaaaaattaattttttatttttatattaaaatacattacaaagaaaataatatccAGAATTTCACAAGTCCAAGAGTATCTTACATGGCTTAGGATTAGGTGGAGTTGAGAAGCCACTGTACTTATGGTAACTGGACAGTCCACAGGAGAAGAGTCAATGGAAATATGAACAACCCCaggaggtaggcagggaaggaaagagaaacaaaactccTTGGAACCATGGATAGtttaagggaaggaaaaaagaaaggcaaagggaTAAAACTCTTAGAACCATCTTATAATTCTGTGACTTATGATCATACCTTGCCTTAGTAACAGATATGCCAATGTCACCACGAATTACAAAGTAAGCTGGAAGGTGCAAAAGGAAATTCTAAAAAAGATGAAGGTCAATTTTTCAAAACTCATCAAACTGAAAGTATTGACAATGTCACTCACCTCTGCTCCCTTTTCCAGGAGTAACTCCACACAGTCAGCATCCGACACCATGCAGGCACAGTGCAGGGGCTTCAGTGTGCCATGGGTGCAGTTCACGTCTGCTCCCTATGGGAAGGAATTCAGAAGCCGCAGAAGGGACTGATGGAGAGGGGACTCCTAGCCTGAATACACTTTAACTACAAGTACCTATTAGTTCTCGTAATGAATTCCGTACTCAAACCAAGGGAAtattaaagaggaagaaaaggaaaccatTTCCCCAGATCAAGTTTCTCCATAACACAGTCTGCCAAAATGGCTTCCGCACACTTCTGAGGACAGGGCTTTACGTGTAAAACCTGTGGGAAAGCTGGCCCAGCTACCCACATTCTATGGTCACTGTGCTCTACAAGTTATGAGAATGAGTCTCAGACTGAGGCCAGAACTATCAGGCTCTTTTTGCGATTCAACAAATGCCCCTCACTAACTACAGGCCATCTTAATGTTGTGTTTATAAACTCTTCACGGTGGCCTGAGCCTCAGCATTACTCCTGATCTGCTAAAGAAGGCTCACTGAAGCAGGAGGGACTCAGCAGCAGAGCTGGAATGAAAACAGACTCCCACCGCACTGTGCTGAGAACAAGCTGtgccactcctccctccctcaggtGCGCACCTTTGACCCGAACCCACATGGTTCCACTTTCTAAAACTGACTGGATCCCACATGGTTACACTTTCTAAAACTGACTGGAACCCACATGGTTACACTTTCTAAAACTGACTGGATCCCACATGGTTACACTTTCTAAAACTGACTGGATCCCACATGGTTACACTTTCTAAAACTGACTGGAACCCACATGGTTACACTTTCTAAAACTGACTGGATCCCACATGGTAACACTTTCTAAAACTGACTGGATCCCACATGGTTACACTTTCTAAAACTGACTGGAACCCACATGGTTCCACTTTCTAAAACTGACTGGAACCCACATGGTTATACTTTCTAAAACATGGTTACATTTTCTAAAACATTACTTGGTAGCTTCTCTTCAAAGGGGGAAGGGTACCAAAGTCCTCTAGGGTACTAGTCCTTTAGCAGAATCACTGACAGCAGAGCTTAGAGATCAGAGAAAgtacttcctttcttttaaaaaagtaagacGTACTGTTAattatgccgtgtgtgtgtgtgtgtgtgtgtgtgtgtgtgtgtgtgtgtgtgtgtgtccttgtgtgagtttctacatgtgcatgtgtccaagaggtcagaagagggcatcagaatggttacaggtggttgtgagctgcctggcaggTGCACTCTCTCCATCACTGGGCCACCTCTCTGGTCTCTCATTTTCTTAATCTGCAATTACTATCCTCTTCAGGGGGCAGTGTCTGCTGTGGCGCTAAAACTGAAAGCTGTCGTACCAAGCAGGAAAGTGAAATCTCTCCTGAAATCACCATCAGCCAATTTTGAAGCAAACCTCCAAGGAAACTGCCCACCCCCATAAAACATGGACAGAAGACTGACCTCACGGCTTTCACATATGTGCGTGTACCACACCCTGGCAGGTTAAAAAACGAAACCAAAAACATGTGAGTTGGAGTTATCTAGAATTATTTTATGAAGAAAGCCATCAGGGACATAAAGGAGGATGAAGCAAGAGTTAGGGAGAACATATTTTAATGATCATGCTAAACACTGATGAACATGGAGTATGTGCTCAAATCAAGGTTGCAACTGGAAAACCTATGAGGATTTAGCAGGAATTCTAACACTTCCCCATTCAAAGGTCCGCTCTATCAAGAATGGCCCACTCACCCCTCTAATGAGGTCCTCTACGTTGTCATGTGGGAAGGAGCGGATGGCAGCGATTGTTCGGATCAGGCGTTCTGAGAGGGAGTATTTGCTCTGAATGCTCTGCATAATATACCACATACTGGAACTCATCAGGGCTCAGAGTGCGTCCACATGCTCCGGACTGCCTGAAACAAACATGTTTATAATATACCACACGCTGGAACTCATGAAGG
The Microtus pennsylvanicus isolate mMicPen1 chromosome 2, mMicPen1.hap1, whole genome shotgun sequence DNA segment above includes these coding regions:
- the Asb8 gene encoding ankyrin repeat and SOCS box protein 8 isoform X1, encoding MSSSMWYIMQSIQSKYSLSERLIRTIAAIRSFPHDNVEDLIRGGADVNCTHGTLKPLHCACMVSDADCVELLLEKGAEVNALDGYNRTALHYAAEKDEACVEVLLEYGANPNALDGNRDTPLHWAAFKNNADCVRALLESGASVNALDYNNDTPLSWAAMKGNLESVSILLDYGAEVRVINLKGQTPISRLVALLVRGLGAEKEDSCFELLHRAVGHFELRKNGTMPREVTKDQQLCEKLTLLCSAPGTLKTLARYAVRHSLGFQYLPNAVKGLPLPASLKEYLLLLE
- the Asb8 gene encoding ankyrin repeat and SOCS box protein 8 isoform X2: MVSDADCVELLLEKGAEVNALDGYNRTALHYAAEKDEACVEVLLEYGANPNALDGNRDTPLHWAAFKNNADCVRALLESGASVNALDYNNDTPLSWAAMKGNLESVSILLDYGAEVRVINLKGQTPISRLVALLVRGLGAEKEDSCFELLHRAVGHFELRKNGTMPREVTKDQQLCEKLTLLCSAPGTLKTLARYAVRHSLGFQYLPNAVKGLPLPASLKEYLLLLE